One segment of Sphingomonas telluris DNA contains the following:
- a CDS encoding sensor histidine kinase, with translation MSKPRSLWFGHWTLAHRILAVNLLTIVLLACGVLYLDAFRNQLSEERLGLIRREANMSAGALAVSPREARPKVLESLARSSDSRIRVFGPDGRLVADSWQTTGPTYELRDPNTQKWTKDAARAMDRGFNILVGATPLDDFIEPEKDSLQAWPEALQAKASKTAVTQARNAPDLTPVFSAATPAADGVVLLTTNDRDFTRTVRSQRRSLFVAMALAVLLSVLLSLFLARTIVRPLRRIALAAHRVRLGRAREVKVPRLPSRTDEIGLLARSISDMSQSLRHRMDNIEHFAADVTHELKNPLASLRSAVEGLERVQDPELRTKLLAVARNDVVRLDRLIGDISEAARTDAELARARFEPVDLGSLIEQIVGAWEHRRETGDARLAFARPRKDTAVILGDPGRLARAIDNIIDNAISFSPSGGLVEIAAARVGEEVRIRIDDEGPGVPEEAREAIFNRFHSVRPESEDFGRHSGLGLAIARAIVEGHDGEIDVQDRDDAPSGARFTIRLPATELA, from the coding sequence ATGAGTAAGCCTCGCTCCCTGTGGTTCGGCCACTGGACGCTGGCCCACCGCATCCTGGCGGTGAATCTGCTCACGATCGTATTGTTGGCCTGCGGCGTTCTCTACCTCGATGCCTTCCGCAACCAGCTAAGCGAGGAGCGGCTGGGGCTTATCCGTCGCGAGGCGAACATGAGCGCGGGCGCGCTAGCCGTTTCGCCGCGGGAAGCCCGCCCAAAGGTGCTGGAATCGCTTGCGCGCTCAAGTGACAGCCGGATTCGCGTCTTCGGGCCGGACGGTCGCCTTGTAGCAGACAGCTGGCAGACGACGGGCCCGACATACGAGCTTCGCGATCCCAACACGCAGAAATGGACGAAGGACGCCGCCAGGGCGATGGACCGCGGCTTCAACATTCTCGTCGGTGCGACACCGCTCGACGACTTCATCGAGCCTGAAAAGGATAGCCTGCAGGCCTGGCCCGAGGCGCTTCAGGCCAAGGCATCCAAGACTGCGGTCACTCAGGCGCGCAATGCTCCGGATCTCACCCCCGTCTTCTCGGCCGCCACGCCTGCCGCGGACGGTGTCGTCCTGCTGACCACCAACGACCGCGATTTCACAAGAACGGTCCGCAGCCAGCGCCGGTCGCTGTTCGTCGCCATGGCGCTCGCAGTCCTGCTTTCGGTCCTGCTTTCCCTGTTCCTGGCGCGGACGATTGTAAGGCCACTGAGGCGCATTGCGCTGGCAGCTCACAGAGTTCGCCTCGGCCGCGCGCGCGAGGTGAAGGTCCCGCGGCTCCCATCACGCACCGACGAGATCGGCCTACTGGCCCGCTCGATCTCGGACATGAGCCAGTCGCTCCGGCACCGTATGGACAATATCGAGCATTTCGCAGCCGACGTGACGCACGAGTTGAAGAACCCACTGGCGTCCCTGCGCTCTGCGGTCGAGGGTCTTGAGCGGGTTCAGGATCCGGAGTTGCGCACGAAGCTCCTTGCCGTCGCCCGCAACGATGTGGTCAGGCTCGACCGGCTGATCGGAGACATCAGCGAAGCGGCTCGCACGGACGCCGAGCTTGCCCGCGCCCGCTTCGAGCCCGTCGACCTGGGCTCGCTGATCGAGCAGATCGTCGGCGCTTGGGAGCATCGCCGCGAGACGGGAGACGCCCGACTCGCCTTTGCGCGTCCACGCAAGGACACGGCCGTCATTCTGGGCGATCCAGGCCGTCTGGCGCGGGCCATCGATAATATCATCGACAATGCGATCAGCTTCTCGCCGTCCGGCGGCCTGGTCGAAATCGCGGCCGCGCGCGTCGGGGAGGAAGTCCGCATACGCATCGACGACGAAGGCCCCGGCGTGCCCGAAGAAGCACGTGAAGCCATCTTTAACAGGTTTCACTCAGTAAGGCCGGAGAGCGAGGATTTCGGGCGACACAGCGGCTTGGGGCTGGCGATCGCCCGAGCCATCGTCGAGGGCCATGACGGGGAAATAGACGTGCAAGACCGTGACGACGCGCCATCGGGCGCCCGATTCACTATTCGCCTGCCGGCAACGGAGCTCGCATGA
- a CDS encoding response regulator transcription factor, with protein sequence MNQEIALVDDDRNILTSVSIALQAEGFVTRVYTDPTAALKAFLEKQPDLGVFDIKMPQMDGMELLRRVREFSAMPVIFLTSKDDELDEALGLAMGADDYISKPFSQRLLIARIRALLRRQELAKGEAMATDDEPEPILLERGRLRMDPARHKVIWDGKDVTLTVTEFLILEALAQRPGVVKTRNQLLDVAYHDDVYVDDRTIDSHIKRMRRKFRAVDPVFDGIETLYGVGYKFEDE encoded by the coding sequence ATGAATCAAGAGATCGCGCTGGTCGACGACGACCGCAACATCCTGACCTCGGTGTCGATCGCGCTTCAAGCGGAAGGCTTCGTCACGCGGGTCTACACGGACCCGACCGCGGCGCTCAAGGCGTTCCTGGAGAAGCAGCCCGACCTTGGCGTCTTCGATATCAAGATGCCTCAGATGGACGGCATGGAGCTGCTTCGGCGCGTTCGTGAATTCAGCGCGATGCCCGTCATCTTCCTGACATCGAAGGACGATGAGTTGGATGAGGCGCTCGGTCTCGCCATGGGTGCCGACGACTATATTTCGAAGCCATTCTCGCAGCGGCTGCTGATCGCGCGGATCCGGGCACTGCTCAGGCGTCAGGAGCTCGCGAAGGGCGAAGCGATGGCCACGGACGATGAGCCCGAACCGATCCTTCTGGAGCGCGGCCGCCTTCGAATGGACCCCGCGCGCCACAAGGTCATCTGGGACGGAAAGGACGTAACCCTCACCGTTACGGAATTCCTGATCCTGGAAGCGCTGGCGCAGCGGCCGGGCGTTGTGAAAACCCGCAACCAACTGCTCGACGTCGCCTATCACGACGACGTCTACGTAGACGACCGCACCATCGACAGCCACATCAAGCGAATGCGGCGCAAGTTCCGCGCGGTGGATCCGGTCTTCGACGGTATCGAGACGCTCTACGGCGTGGGGTACAAGTTCGAGGATGAGTAA
- a CDS encoding phosphoenolpyruvate carboxykinase, producing the protein MTDRVPNIGLKEQGIETGAILHWNLSTAPLVEAAVQHGEGRLTKDGALLVDTGKFTGRSVKDKFVVRDATTEDTINWGSINQPMTGEHWANLKADFMAALKEQNELYVADLFGGSQPEYRVNVRVITQMAWHNLFVRTLLVRPNADELAGFTPEYTIINLPSFKADPERHGSRSDTVIAVNLTEKMILIGNTEYSGEMKKGVFGLLNFLLPAQGVMPMHCSANIGADGKSAIFFGLSGTGKTTLSADASRTLIGDDEHGWSDTAVFNFEGGCYAKMINLSAEGEPEIYATTKMFGTILENVTMDEATRELDFTDASKTENTRGAYPIEFIPNTSEKNLGPPPSTIIFLTADAFGVLPPIARLTPDQAMYHFLSGYTAKVAGTEIGVTEPTATFSTCFGAAFMPRPPSVYGNLLKKRIAEGGAECWLVNTGWTGGKYGVGKRMPIKETRALLNAALDGSLNDVEFHKDPNFGFEVPVAVPGVDSSILDPRSTWADKDEYDRTAAKLVDLFIENFAQFADQVDEGVRQAAPKVPAAA; encoded by the coding sequence TTGACCGACAGGGTGCCGAATATCGGCCTTAAAGAACAGGGCATCGAAACTGGTGCGATCCTCCACTGGAACCTGTCCACGGCACCCCTCGTCGAAGCCGCAGTTCAGCACGGAGAGGGCCGGCTGACGAAGGATGGCGCGCTTCTGGTCGATACTGGCAAGTTCACGGGTCGCAGCGTGAAGGACAAATTTGTCGTTCGCGACGCCACGACCGAGGACACGATCAACTGGGGCTCGATCAATCAGCCGATGACGGGTGAGCACTGGGCGAACCTGAAGGCCGATTTCATGGCCGCGCTGAAAGAGCAGAACGAGCTCTACGTCGCGGATCTTTTCGGCGGCAGCCAGCCGGAATATCGCGTCAACGTGCGCGTGATCACGCAGATGGCTTGGCACAATCTGTTCGTCCGCACCCTGCTCGTGCGGCCGAATGCGGATGAGCTGGCCGGGTTCACGCCCGAGTACACGATCATCAACCTGCCCAGCTTCAAGGCGGATCCGGAGCGCCACGGCAGCCGCAGCGACACGGTGATCGCGGTCAATCTGACTGAGAAGATGATTCTGATCGGCAACACCGAATATTCAGGGGAAATGAAGAAGGGCGTGTTCGGCCTCCTCAATTTCCTGCTCCCGGCGCAGGGGGTGATGCCGATGCACTGTTCCGCGAACATTGGCGCGGACGGCAAGAGCGCGATCTTCTTCGGCCTCTCGGGTACCGGCAAGACCACGCTTTCGGCTGATGCAAGCCGCACACTGATCGGCGACGATGAGCATGGCTGGTCCGATACGGCGGTCTTCAACTTCGAAGGCGGTTGTTACGCGAAGATGATCAACCTCTCGGCCGAGGGCGAGCCGGAGATTTACGCCACGACCAAGATGTTCGGCACGATCCTCGAGAACGTGACGATGGACGAGGCTACGCGCGAGCTGGACTTCACGGACGCCAGCAAGACCGAGAATACCCGCGGCGCTTATCCGATCGAGTTCATTCCGAACACTAGCGAGAAGAACCTCGGCCCTCCGCCGTCGACGATCATCTTCCTGACGGCCGATGCGTTCGGCGTGTTGCCCCCGATCGCGCGGCTCACCCCCGATCAGGCGATGTACCACTTCCTTTCGGGCTACACCGCCAAGGTTGCCGGCACCGAGATCGGCGTGACCGAGCCGACCGCAACCTTCAGCACCTGCTTCGGCGCCGCATTCATGCCGCGCCCGCCGTCGGTCTATGGTAATCTGCTTAAGAAGCGCATCGCCGAGGGCGGCGCGGAATGCTGGCTGGTCAATACCGGCTGGACTGGTGGCAAATATGGCGTGGGCAAGCGCATGCCGATCAAGGAAACGCGCGCGCTGCTGAACGCCGCGCTCGACGGTAGCCTCAATGACGTCGAGTTCCACAAGGACCCGAACTTCGGCTTCGAAGTGCCGGTTGCCGTCCCTGGCGTCGACAGCTCGATCCTAGATCCGCGTAGCACCTGGGCGGACAAGGACGAGTACGATCGCACGGCCGCCAAGCTGGTGGATCTCTTCATCGAGAACTTCGCGCAATTCGCGGACCAAGTGGACGAGGGCGTGCGACAAGCTGCCCCCAAGGTTCCCGCCGCCGCGTAA
- a CDS encoding DUF4136 domain-containing protein, protein MRALPLAATLLLAACAYGPQVRTDFDPAANFHQYRTYSWLEPAVPQGMNPLMFARVRSSIDRSLAARGFTPGNPGDFQVSFTIGERDRLQVYDYGPFYPGAGWGWGGWGCCWGGGWWGAPYSNVDIDQYVERSVIIDVYDAATKRPVWHGVATNRAYSDNVNYVKIDEAVNAALANFPPQPVAQQ, encoded by the coding sequence ATGCGCGCTTTACCCTTGGCAGCCACGCTCCTCCTGGCAGCATGTGCTTACGGACCGCAAGTACGTACCGACTTCGATCCCGCGGCGAATTTTCATCAGTATCGGACTTACAGCTGGCTGGAACCGGCGGTGCCGCAAGGCATGAATCCGCTCATGTTTGCGAGAGTGCGATCCTCCATAGACCGCTCGCTCGCAGCGCGCGGGTTCACTCCGGGAAACCCGGGTGATTTCCAGGTATCCTTCACCATTGGTGAGCGTGATCGCCTCCAGGTCTACGACTACGGCCCATTCTATCCCGGAGCGGGTTGGGGATGGGGCGGATGGGGCTGCTGCTGGGGCGGCGGCTGGTGGGGCGCACCGTACTCCAACGTCGACATCGACCAATATGTCGAACGCAGCGTGATCATCGACGTCTATGACGCTGCCACGAAGCGGCCCGTTTGGCATGGTGTGGCTACCAACCGAGCCTACTCGGACAACGTCAATTACGTGAAGATCGACGAGGCGGTGAACGCTGCGCTGGCAAACTTCCCGCCTCAGCCGGTCGCTCAGCAGTAA
- a CDS encoding DUF885 domain-containing protein, with amino-acid sequence MSHLQFSRRDALNALAASAALPLVSTSGLAWAKPASEAEANALLESIGNNLLATNPEYATALGLDVGARAKMRYQMEDRSPAGRRRLAATLKADLARAEALDTPALSFPVRTSVEVVKSAYTTALEGFALPYGDVAVGGWRNTPYVVIQNVGAYIDTPQFLDTDHPIENRDDAEAYLSRLAEYPAQLDGELVRMKEARAKGLVPPNFLIDKALTQLDISLKGTQQGGTIVDSLVKRTKDKNIAGDWDVRARKIAVEQVAPALQRQIDELKAERAVATDVAGMWSRPHGDEYYRWALKASTTTNMSPDEVHKMGLEQLAELHGRMDPILKSLGYTQGTIGERMQALAKDPRYKFSEGDKGREEIKAYIAERIDKIRAVLPRGFNTLVPGHLEVRRMSPEQEPGAPGAYGGAGSIDGKIPGKFWINLRSTDLHSKYSLPDLAAHEAIPGHVWQGEYANKLPLIRTLLAFNAYSEGWALYAEQLVDELGVYDDFPVGRLGYLQSIAFRCCRLVVDSGLHAKRWTRQQGVDFFVQRNGSNPLEVASEVDRYCSWPGQACGYKVGHSTINRLRDKAKAELGAKYDLRAYDDAVVLGGNVPMDVLAKNVDDYIARTKSKA; translated from the coding sequence TTGTCACATCTTCAGTTTTCCCGCCGTGATGCGCTGAACGCGCTCGCCGCCAGTGCCGCCCTACCGCTCGTTTCCACCTCCGGTCTCGCCTGGGCGAAACCTGCGTCCGAGGCGGAAGCGAACGCGCTTCTCGAGTCGATTGGTAACAATCTCCTCGCGACTAACCCCGAATACGCCACGGCTCTCGGACTGGACGTCGGCGCCCGAGCTAAGATGCGCTATCAGATGGAAGATCGGTCTCCGGCGGGCCGGCGCCGTCTCGCCGCGACGCTCAAGGCGGATCTCGCCCGGGCCGAAGCGCTGGACACGCCTGCCCTCTCCTTCCCTGTCCGCACGAGCGTCGAGGTCGTGAAGAGCGCCTACACAACCGCGCTCGAAGGCTTCGCTCTACCCTACGGCGACGTGGCTGTCGGCGGCTGGCGCAACACCCCCTACGTCGTGATCCAGAACGTCGGCGCCTACATCGACACGCCGCAGTTCCTCGACACCGATCACCCCATCGAGAACCGCGACGATGCCGAGGCCTATCTCAGCAGGCTCGCGGAATATCCGGCGCAGCTCGACGGCGAGCTCGTTCGCATGAAGGAAGCTCGCGCCAAAGGCCTCGTTCCGCCGAACTTCCTCATCGACAAGGCGCTGACTCAACTCGACATCTCGCTGAAGGGTACGCAGCAGGGCGGCACAATCGTCGATTCCCTCGTCAAACGAACGAAGGACAAGAACATTGCCGGCGACTGGGACGTGCGCGCTCGCAAGATCGCGGTCGAGCAGGTTGCGCCCGCACTTCAGCGCCAGATCGACGAACTCAAGGCCGAGCGTGCCGTCGCAACCGACGTCGCCGGCATGTGGTCGCGCCCGCACGGGGACGAATATTACCGCTGGGCACTCAAGGCGTCGACCACTACGAACATGAGTCCCGACGAGGTCCACAAGATGGGCCTTGAGCAGCTCGCCGAGCTGCACGGCCGCATGGACCCGATCCTCAAGTCGCTTGGCTACACGCAGGGCACGATCGGCGAGCGTATGCAGGCCCTGGCGAAGGATCCGCGCTACAAGTTCAGCGAGGGCGACAAGGGCCGCGAGGAGATCAAGGCCTACATCGCCGAGCGCATCGACAAGATTCGCGCCGTTCTCCCGCGCGGCTTCAACACTCTGGTCCCCGGCCACCTCGAAGTCCGTCGCATGTCTCCGGAGCAGGAGCCCGGAGCGCCGGGCGCCTACGGCGGCGCGGGCTCCATCGACGGCAAGATCCCGGGCAAGTTCTGGATCAACCTTCGCAGTACCGACCTGCACAGCAAGTACAGCTTGCCCGACCTCGCAGCGCACGAAGCGATCCCAGGTCACGTCTGGCAGGGCGAATATGCGAACAAGCTGCCGCTGATCCGCACGCTCTTGGCGTTCAACGCTTACTCAGAAGGCTGGGCGCTGTACGCGGAGCAACTGGTGGATGAGCTCGGCGTCTACGACGACTTCCCGGTCGGCCGCCTCGGCTATCTGCAGTCGATCGCCTTCCGCTGCTGCCGGCTCGTCGTCGACAGCGGCCTGCACGCAAAGCGGTGGACGCGCCAGCAGGGTGTCGACTTTTTCGTCCAACGCAACGGCTCGAACCCGCTCGAAGTGGCGTCGGAAGTCGACCGCTACTGCAGCTGGCCCGGCCAGGCGTGCGGCTACAAGGTCGGGCACAGCACTATCAACCGGTTGCGCGACAAGGCGAAGGCGGAGCTAGGCGCGAAGTACGATCTGAGGGCCTATGACGATGCGGTCGTCCTCGGCGGTAACGTTCCGATGGACGTGCTCGCCAAGAACGTCGACGACTATATCGCGCGGACTAAGTCTAAGGCCTGA
- a CDS encoding NfeD family protein: protein MNFLETMDPAWLWLIGGVILLIAEIIAPGFFLVFIGAAAIATGAFTLLFDLGTAPQLALFALYAVIAFMVGRRVYANQNVDSTDPLLNDRSARLVGKVVTVINEVDEHSGRVRVGDSEWSARGGPGRPGERVRITGVDGNCLLVEPERLIPSA from the coding sequence ATGAACTTCCTCGAGACCATGGATCCCGCCTGGCTCTGGCTGATCGGCGGGGTGATCCTGCTCATTGCCGAGATCATCGCGCCGGGCTTCTTCCTCGTCTTCATCGGCGCCGCTGCGATTGCGACGGGCGCGTTCACGTTGCTCTTCGATCTCGGCACCGCGCCACAGCTGGCTTTGTTCGCGCTCTACGCGGTCATCGCCTTCATGGTTGGGCGCCGCGTATACGCGAACCAGAACGTCGACAGCACAGACCCGCTGCTGAACGACCGCTCGGCGCGGCTCGTCGGAAAGGTCGTGACGGTCATCAACGAAGTGGACGAACATAGCGGCCGGGTCCGCGTCGGCGACAGCGAATGGTCGGCGCGCGGCGGGCCCGGTCGTCCGGGCGAGCGCGTTCGCATAACGGGGGTTGATGGAAACTGCCTTCTGGTCGAGCCTGAGCGCCTGATTCCTTCCGCCTGA
- a CDS encoding SPFH domain-containing protein, producing the protein MLVTFMTAVAVLALLYVMVGMKIIHQGYRYTIEHFGRFVRVAQPGFNFVPPFFYRVGHRINMMEQVLDIPGQEIITKDNAMVAVDGVVFFQVLDAAKAAYEVSDLYTAIMALSTTNLRTVMGSMDLDETLSKRDEINARLLAVVDHATEAWGVKITRVELKDIRPPRDIVDAMTRQMKAEREKRAAILESEGMRASEILRAEGEKQAKILQAEGLREAAFREAEARERAAEAEAKATTLVSDAIAGGNAQAINYFVAQKYVEAVSEFARSPNAKTILFPVEATQLIGTLGGIGELAREVMGGDNSPKPPSSQKPKTVATRGAPPSVPGVPRVEG; encoded by the coding sequence ATGCTCGTCACTTTCATGACCGCCGTCGCGGTCCTGGCCCTTCTGTACGTGATGGTCGGCATGAAGATCATCCACCAGGGCTATCGTTATACGATCGAGCATTTCGGGCGGTTCGTTCGCGTGGCGCAGCCTGGTTTCAACTTCGTGCCGCCGTTTTTCTATCGTGTCGGCCACCGGATCAACATGATGGAGCAGGTGCTCGACATCCCGGGTCAGGAGATCATCACCAAGGACAACGCCATGGTCGCGGTCGATGGCGTCGTCTTCTTCCAGGTGCTGGACGCTGCGAAGGCGGCTTACGAGGTCAGCGATCTCTACACGGCGATCATGGCGCTCTCGACGACCAACCTGCGCACGGTCATGGGCTCGATGGACCTCGATGAGACCCTCTCTAAGCGCGACGAGATCAACGCCAGGCTGCTCGCGGTCGTCGACCATGCGACCGAGGCGTGGGGCGTGAAGATCACTCGCGTCGAGCTGAAGGACATCCGCCCGCCCCGCGACATCGTCGACGCCATGACCCGCCAGATGAAGGCAGAGCGCGAGAAGCGGGCGGCGATCCTAGAATCGGAAGGCATGCGCGCTTCCGAAATTCTCCGCGCGGAGGGCGAGAAGCAGGCCAAGATCCTGCAGGCGGAAGGTCTTCGCGAAGCGGCATTCCGCGAGGCCGAAGCTCGTGAACGCGCGGCCGAGGCGGAAGCCAAAGCCACCACACTCGTCTCCGACGCCATCGCAGGCGGCAACGCGCAGGCGATCAATTACTTCGTCGCACAGAAATATGTGGAAGCGGTCAGCGAGTTCGCCCGCTCACCCAATGCGAAGACGATCCTCTTCCCTGTGGAAGCGACCCAGTTGATCGGAACGCTCGGCGGCATCGGCGAACTAGCGCGTGAGGTCATGGGCGGCGACAATTCGCCCAAGCCGCCCAGCTCGCAAAAGCCCAAGACGGTCGCCACGCGCGGCGCTCCGCCCAGCGTTCCGGGAGTGCCGAGGGTCGAAGGATGA
- a CDS encoding HpcH/HpaI aldolase/citrate lyase family protein produces the protein MNSDLFAVRSLLFLPASNPRAIAKARDSDADLVVLDLEDAVKPADKDDARAAALEAVEAEWRMPVAIRVNGVGTEWHSADLDAVARSNCQFAILPRASSLHLFHGAREAVGKPMLAMIETAAGVLAAAEIAKEAAALVAGTNDLRADLRLPLGATRAPISTALQMIVLGARANGIPAFDGVFNQLKDLDGLRAEAEEGRSLGFDGKSLIHPDQIAPCNEAFAPATEEIDRARRLVDAFSGGAERFGDEMIERMHIEAAQRVLQRAGRV, from the coding sequence GTGAATTCCGACTTGTTCGCAGTGCGATCGCTCCTGTTCCTGCCGGCCTCCAACCCGCGCGCAATCGCCAAAGCGCGTGACAGCGATGCGGACCTGGTGGTTCTCGATCTCGAAGATGCGGTGAAGCCTGCCGACAAGGACGATGCCCGCGCGGCTGCGCTCGAGGCCGTGGAGGCGGAGTGGCGCATGCCGGTGGCCATCCGAGTGAACGGAGTCGGCACCGAATGGCACTCCGCCGATCTAGACGCTGTGGCGCGATCGAACTGTCAGTTCGCGATCCTGCCGAGGGCCTCGTCGCTTCATCTCTTCCACGGCGCGCGTGAAGCCGTCGGAAAGCCCATGCTCGCGATGATCGAGACCGCGGCCGGTGTCCTGGCCGCCGCCGAGATCGCCAAGGAAGCCGCCGCGCTCGTCGCAGGCACGAACGACCTTCGCGCGGACCTGCGTCTGCCGTTGGGGGCGACGCGAGCGCCGATTTCCACAGCGCTGCAAATGATCGTGCTCGGCGCCCGTGCGAACGGCATCCCCGCCTTCGACGGCGTGTTCAACCAGTTGAAGGACCTGGATGGCCTTCGTGCAGAGGCGGAGGAGGGCAGGAGCCTCGGCTTCGACGGCAAGTCGCTCATCCATCCCGACCAGATCGCGCCCTGCAACGAGGCCTTCGCGCCCGCGACCGAGGAAATCGACCGCGCGCGTCGGCTGGTCGACGCGTTTTCCGGCGGCGCAGAACGTTTCGGGGATGAGATGATCGAGCGCATGCACATCGAGGCCGCGCAACGCGTGCTTCAGCGCGCCGGCCGCGTTTAG
- a CDS encoding NUDIX domain-containing protein, whose product MFDRLLRIGATAAHRVLAAGWFFRRPRTFGAHAVALTPAGRIVLVRLRYAPGWRVPGGGRSAGEPAIEAALRELNEEIGMTSHGEAKLACELEESVNFKRDLASLVVVRDVEYRPKRWSWEVEKVCEAPLDDLPTDISPQTARWLRTVAPLL is encoded by the coding sequence ATGTTCGATCGCCTGCTGCGGATCGGCGCGACTGCCGCTCATAGAGTGCTGGCTGCGGGATGGTTCTTCCGACGCCCGCGCACGTTCGGCGCGCATGCCGTTGCGCTGACGCCGGCAGGCCGGATCGTCCTCGTCAGGTTGCGCTATGCGCCCGGCTGGCGAGTGCCTGGCGGTGGGCGAAGTGCCGGCGAGCCGGCGATCGAGGCGGCGCTGCGCGAACTGAATGAAGAGATTGGGATGACATCGCATGGCGAAGCGAAACTCGCGTGCGAGCTGGAAGAGTCCGTTAACTTCAAGCGCGACCTGGCCTCGCTAGTGGTCGTGCGCGACGTCGAATACCGACCGAAACGCTGGAGCTGGGAGGTCGAGAAGGTGTGCGAGGCACCTCTCGACGATCTGCCCACCGACATTTCGCCGCAAACCGCGCGCTGGCTGAGAACCGTCGCGCCGCTTCTCTGA
- the guaB gene encoding IMP dehydrogenase — translation MALHNDSPDIPLGLTFDDVLLQPLESSVLPSQADTRTQLTREIPLNIPLLSSAMDTVTEADMAIALAQLGGIGVLHRNLSVEEQAAAVRAVKRFESGMVVNPITMAPDQTLADALELMKANRISGIPIVERSGKLCGILTNRDVRFAENLKQPVSELMTRENLAVVGLGTSEEVARRILHQRRIEKLLVVDDRDHLVGLITVKDIEKSVAAPNATKDAEGRLRVAAATTVGDAGFARSEALVEAGCDCIVIDTAHGHNQDVGKAVERVKSLSNSIQIVAGNIATADAAKALIDAGADAVKVGIGPGSICTTRIVAGVGVPQLTAIMNAAKAANGVPVIADGGIRTSGDIAKALAAGASSVMVGSLLAGTEEAPGETFLYQGRAYKSYRGMGSVGAMARGSADRYFQQDIKDQLKLVPEGIEGQVPYKGPVREIVHQLVGGVKAAMGYTGSKTISELQKRAQFVRITNAGLSESHVHDVAITREAPNYPTR, via the coding sequence ATGGCTCTCCACAACGACTCTCCCGACATTCCGCTTGGCCTGACGTTCGATGACGTCCTGCTACAGCCGCTCGAATCTTCGGTCCTGCCCAGCCAGGCCGACACGCGCACCCAGCTGACCCGCGAAATCCCGCTCAATATCCCATTGCTGTCCTCGGCGATGGACACGGTCACCGAAGCCGACATGGCGATCGCGCTGGCCCAGCTCGGCGGCATCGGTGTCCTGCACCGCAACCTGTCCGTAGAAGAGCAGGCAGCCGCCGTCCGCGCGGTGAAGCGCTTCGAAAGCGGCATGGTCGTCAATCCGATCACGATGGCGCCGGATCAGACGCTCGCCGACGCGCTGGAGCTGATGAAGGCCAATCGCATCAGCGGCATTCCGATCGTCGAAAGGTCGGGCAAGCTCTGCGGCATTCTGACCAATCGCGACGTCCGCTTCGCCGAAAACCTGAAGCAGCCCGTTTCTGAGCTGATGACGCGCGAGAACCTCGCGGTCGTGGGTCTCGGCACGAGCGAAGAAGTGGCTCGCCGCATCCTCCACCAGCGGCGCATCGAAAAGCTGCTCGTCGTGGACGACCGCGATCACCTCGTCGGTTTGATCACTGTGAAGGACATCGAGAAGTCTGTCGCAGCGCCGAACGCTACCAAGGACGCCGAAGGACGGCTTCGCGTCGCTGCGGCGACGACTGTGGGCGATGCCGGCTTTGCCCGCTCCGAGGCTTTGGTGGAGGCCGGCTGCGATTGCATCGTCATCGACACCGCCCACGGCCACAACCAGGACGTCGGCAAGGCCGTCGAACGGGTAAAGAGCCTGTCCAACTCCATCCAGATCGTCGCAGGCAACATCGCGACCGCCGATGCGGCGAAGGCACTGATCGACGCCGGCGCTGACGCGGTGAAGGTTGGCATCGGTCCGGGTTCGATCTGCACAACCCGTATCGTCGCCGGCGTCGGCGTCCCGCAGCTCACAGCGATCATGAACGCTGCCAAGGCAGCGAACGGCGTCCCGGTTATCGCCGACGGCGGCATCCGAACCAGCGGAGACATCGCCAAGGCGCTGGCCGCAGGCGCGTCGAGCGTGATGGTGGGTTCGCTTCTGGCCGGAACCGAAGAAGCACCGGGCGAGACGTTCCTGTACCAAGGCCGCGCCTACAAGAGCTATCGCGGCATGGGCTCCGTCGGAGCGATGGCTCGCGGGTCGGCCGACCGCTATTTCCAGCAGGACATCAAGGATCAGCTCAAGCTCGTGCCCGAAGGCATCGAGGGGCAGGTACCGTACAAGGGCCCCGTCCGCGAGATCGTCCACCAGCTCGTCGGCGGCGTGAAGGCGGCGATGGGCTACACCGGATCGAAGACGATTTCCGAGCTCCAGAAACGCGCCCAGTTCGTTCGCATCACCAATGCGGGCCTGTCGGAAAGCCATGTGCATGACGTCGCGATCACGCGCGAGGCGCCGAATTATCCGACGCGCTAG